The stretch of DNA CATGATAACATTCTGTGTTATTGTCTGTTAGGTTGAATGTGGATCCACATGACAGTCTTGTTCAGCACCTGGTTTCAGAAGCATGGCTCAGATTAGACAGGTATGATCGCActacactgttttgttttttcagtttgttgatgACATGAAGGGTAACAattcctttttcattttgattaatCTGTTAGTCATgtcttgattaatcaattacttGTTTGGAAtataaatgtcacaaaaaatCAAAATGGATCAATCAGTGTTTTCCAGAGATGACTTCCTCAAATTTCTAGTTTCTTCTGCAGCCCAAAGATATTTACAGTCAAAGTGgtgtaaagaaaccagaaaacattcacatttaagaagctggagtcacagaatttggacattttcttccCTACAAAAAACCAAAATGGTGGCAATCAATTCAGTAGCTGACAGTTAATCGATTGTTTGTTGCAGCTCTAAGTGACCTCTGGCGCTGCAACTATGATTGTGATTATTTAGTAATCAGGaagttattttttcaatttattgttaaatgttaaaaataaatagtaGGTGATACCCTCAACTGTCTTGTTCCATCCATCATTCctaaaccaaaaaaataaagtttaatgacACTGACATCATAATCTTTGTTACATTTGCTGTCGATTTCTGGATTGAtcgctttattgttttttcactAATGAGCGGTTACGAATGTGGATTTTTTGCAGATTTTCAATGGCCTCCCTTTCCAAGTTGGCCAACTGTCTAAGTGATCAGCAGCTTCATCACAGTCCTCTAATGGGCCACATCACCAATATTGTTGATCAGAAGCTTTCAACTATTGATGACGCCAGGTTGGTCATGAGTCACATAAGATCAAATGCCTTCACATATAAGTACTTCTTACTGTATATTTTAATCTCCGACTCGACTGTTTTCCCAGGATCCTGACTACACTGATGCTCGGTGTGTCGTCCCTGGCGTCTCCCCGGCTCCGGGATGCCCTCATTAACAGGGCGGACCTTCTCCTGGACAACACGGATGCCTCAAATTACAACACCCCGCGGAGAGTGGTGCAGTTCCTGCGCAACATAAGGCAAAGTCACCGTCCTCTGCTGGAGAAGTGCAACAAGATCCTGCTGTGCAACATTCCCACGCTGGATGCAGAAAATATCGGCATCATCATGGGGCTGTATCAGGCCCTGCAGTTCAACAACTGTGACTTCAGGCTGGCTGTTAAACAAAGACTCACAGAACTGCTCGATTCAAGCAACGATCCTTTCTCCTTCACTagactgtttttctgtctggCTCCGATGGCCAGTCAGGAGGTCAGAGAAAGGTGTGTAACATAGCCAGTGGAGGTCTAACCCTTCACAGCTATTCTTTAGTCTCACGGGTCTCCGATGTGGTTTCATCCCTCTTAGGTTGCAGAACACTGCCCTCCTGTTGGTGGATGAGCTCAATGCACAGCAGGCTCTGGCTGTAGCTGAAGCTCTCGAGGACATTCAGAGCAGGAACTTGAGCTTACTGAACAAGTGAGTTCATATCTTTGTTTTAAACAGGAGATCTGCAAGTAAGTTTCACAAATATTAGTCCTCCAAAgtaattcaatttgaatttctGAGTAAATTGCCACAAACATCGAAACTTATATAATTTATCagtcttttcatttctttttgtcaAAACAAGGCAAGGTCTTCTGCATAGAAGTCCATATTTCTGGGGTAACAAATCTTGAAAACTACTACTGAACTTAATACGGTCTTATTACTTTATACTGGCACTCAGCTTTTAGCAAAACATGGATAAACCTTACTCCGTTTCATAACCACATTCCGACATAAGATCTGCAATGGACCATATATGTAcaatgtttgaaaaagaaaaatacttttattctgaaaaggtCTTACTAAGCATTACATGTTAGTGTCTTGACTTCAGACACCATGTCATAGCAACTGCATAGCTTAAGAAATGCAGCCAATACAGCAGCCAATAATTTCTCACAGTTCAAGCTCAAGATTACTACATGCGTCATCTGAAAAGTGGCTAAAAAGATGTTGATGAACagattgtattatttttgtttacctCTCCTTTAAAACATCTAACTTATAAGGGGATCCTTTTCATAACGTTACATATATTTTGTATTgatctctcctccttctttaAGCCTCTGCTgatacatttaaatgtctactataattttgtaaaatgtttttattactaAACAATTTTCCAGAATTGCATCAGTAATCCAAAGACACCTTCATGTCTATAAGCCAGTGGAGGTGGCCAGAATCACCCAAGCCCTTCTCCTGCTGCAATACCAGAACCCCGAACTCTTCACCAAACTAAGAACTATTCTGCTCAAGTAAGTGTTTATTTGAGATGGAGGCAATTCTGCTTCACacttgtgatttaaaaaaagcataaaCTGATCACTCTGTGTTTGCAGCTTTCTGGAGCGCAGCGTCTTCCCCTACGAAGTGACCATGTTGACCCGTGTTCTGTCCATGCTCCCCTGCTCGCGGATTGAGGAGTGTGTGATCTCGCGGGTAGATGCAGTGGTGACCCAGTGCAGTCTCAGCGACCTCAGCACCATTTCTTTTGCCGTCGCCAAGTGGGTGCGGAACGATCCCTCCTACCGCCACAACACTCCCAGTAGGTACGTCCGTCTGCTGCAGACCATGAACCGCTGCGGACACGAGAGGCTGCAGACAGCTGACCGGCTGGACTTGTTGCTGGATGAGCTCAAGTACATTTCGGGAGAGTGGTTCGAGGAAATACTGGTTGAAGACACAATGGGGACACTGCAGAGGATGATCAACCAAATAAACTGGACAAATGTGCCTGACTTGACCCTCCTCTTAACCAGGATAGGTCACCTCTGCCCTCCCCTGATGGACCACATCGCCAGTGTGGTCATTAAAGACATTGACAAGGTGCTTTAAGAAACATCACAGTATGGTAAGTCTGCAGTAACTCAACATATATTAACTGTATTCTTCCTGTATGACTTTAAAGATTCACCACTCGGCAATATATGCCATCCTGCTGCCCTTCTCAGTCCTGAACTATGATCCCGTACAAGCGGACGAGCTGTATGATGTTTGTATCCAGCGCGTCATTCCTCATATCAGTAAGTGGATCAgtttacacattttcttttcttagttTAAGCTTACACTTACTCCaaagtgtgtctttgtgtttgtaggCTCCCTTGACCCACATCTGCTGGTTTTCCTGGCATACTGCTTGGCTTTGGCTGACTGTTTCCCTGGCGAAATCATCAAGGAAATCTTCACTATAGACTTCCTGGGAAAGCTGGATGCCCAACTAGACAGTATGTCCCCACTTGGCTTATAATCGTAGGAGTTGTTGGTTTACTGTTTGTAAGCACACCAAAAAAGTCGGCTACTCGTCCAGCAGATCAAAgagtaaaaaaagagagagagagagcagctgtgGTCGAGTAAATGAAAAGATGCAAGAACAAAGCACAAGCTTTCTTTTCTTGATTGTTTCACAGCGCTTACGTTCTTATCCAAATTGTGGGAggtgcaatttttttttgataaagatGAAATGTTTTCACAACATACCAGAATGCACAACCCTGCATGAATGTGCCTCATATCAGAATTTTGTGTGAACGCAGCCGGAGCACAGGCTCCATCCTGTCCacgctgctctctgctctgtgtgctgGTGTAGCTCAGCCCCGCCctcagtcaaacagacacagttCCCTATATACATGACACAGactgagagcagagaagagagatAGCGATGTAACTAGCTTTGCTACACAAAAAATCCTGACCTTGCACCGTTATTGGCAGTGTACACACCACTGCCTAATAGGTTGATGCCTAGAAACATCCGAACAAAATTATTAAGACAAAATGGTCATAGAGCTGGGTTGGTGGGGATACAGACACCACCACATATTTCTAGTGGGTCATTACTTACTTTTGTGTAGTCTATATGTAATGTGTAGAGTCTatacattgctttttttttttgttaggaAAATCCTTATAGTATACTATTTAAATATAATTGTTTCTATTCATCAGCAGCAAAGTATTCAAGCAGTTTCTACTTGCTTAATAGGACTTATGTAACTCTTCCCCTTACTTCTTAAAGCCCTCCCTGATGTCCTCAACATGCGCACCAGACTGCGCCTCATGGACCTCAATCGG from Sparus aurata chromosome 9, fSpaAur1.1, whole genome shotgun sequence encodes:
- the fastkd1 gene encoding FAST kinase domain-containing protein 1, mitochondrial translates to MFRLRCVTTSLRRLLHRGTVNRDQVLDQLRVCSVEDQLFDVVGKNKAKLTVNHVSCAVGMLWQFQKEKPQLLRTVDLIKSHPQFLTLRVLAENKIALMDDFVLVDMLYSFLRLNVDPHDSLVQHLVSEAWLRLDRFSMASLSKLANCLSDQQLHHSPLMGHITNIVDQKLSTIDDARILTTLMLGVSSLASPRLRDALINRADLLLDNTDASNYNTPRRVVQFLRNIRQSHRPLLEKCNKILLCNIPTLDAENIGIIMGLYQALQFNNCDFRLAVKQRLTELLDSSNDPFSFTRLFFCLAPMASQEVRERLQNTALLLVDELNAQQALAVAEALEDIQSRNLSLLNKIASVIQRHLHVYKPVEVARITQALLLLQYQNPELFTKLRTILLNFLERSVFPYEVTMLTRVLSMLPCSRIEECVISRVDAVVTQCSLSDLSTISFAVAKWVRNDPSYRHNTPSRYVRLLQTMNRCGHERLQTADRLDLLLDELKYISGEWFEEILVEDTMGTLQRMINQINWTNVPDLTLLLTRIGHLCPPLMDHIASVVIKDIDKIHHSAIYAILLPFSVLNYDPVQADELYDVCIQRVIPHISSLDPHLLVFLAYCLALADCFPGEIIKEIFTIDFLGKLDAQLDTLPDVLNMRTRLRLMDLNRAVCLQCPEFQVPWFHDRYCQQLQKKGGGSGSSAQQQIHKMLGDILDGMNRVRVAVVTPYFYTIDFECILDRNLQPLPYSEPSALQMSDGEKVHWGGGSVENIREALPPGAQRVAVDFLDSKTFCKNSHRMKGEALMRKRHLEILGYRVVQVPHYEWNSMELSTQDAWKEYLRKKIFKEGSS